GAGCAGTTTGGGTTGGCGACAACACCCTGGTGTTTTTTCGCATCATGAGGATTTATTTCAGGCACCACGAGCGGCGTACCTTCGCGCATTCTGAACGCAGAGCTGTTATCAATCATCACGCAACCGGCATCGACAACGGCTTTTTCAAATTCTTTGCTCACCGAGCTGCCGGCTGAAAAGAGCGCAATATCTGCGCCTTTGAACGAAGACGCGGTCATTTCTTCGATCGTGATGTCTTCGCCGCGAAATTTCAGTTTTTTGCCCGCGCTGCGTTTCGTCGCCAGAAGCCGCAGTGAGTTCACGGGAAAATTCATTTTTTCGAGAACGCTCATGAACTCAATACCGACGGCTCCCGACGCCCCGGCGATAACCACATTCTTGCCTGCCATACGTTCATCAATTTTTAGCGCGACAGGTTGAAAATCGAAACGGTATCTGCCCAGGTGCATTCGTTCATGACCGAAGGTCCCTGCGGCTATTACCCCGAACGGGCTACGCGCAACCGTATGCTGAGCGACGAAAACCATGAGTTTTCGCAGGCGCAGATCACCCGAATTCTGAATAAAGGCTACCGGCGCTATGGGCCCGATTATTACCGCACGTTTTGCCGGGGCTGCAGAGAATGCACTCCCTACCGCGTGCTCGTCGAGCGCTTCAAACCCGGCCGCCGTTTTCGTCGGGTGCTCGCCCGCAACGCGGCATGCGAAATTACGTGGGCCGAGCCGAAAGCCTCGCAGGAAAAATTTGAGCTTTATGTGCGGTACCAGCTTTCGCGCCATAAGAACTTCGGTGATGCGACGATTCTTTCGATTCGGCAAGAACTCGCGGTGGCGATGATACGGCAGATGTATATGAATCCGCAATCGTCGCTTGAACTCACTGTGCGCGAGAGCGGGCAGGTGCTGGCATTCGCAACGTTTGACGTTACCGACGATTCGCTTTCGGCCGTCTATTCGGTCTTTGAACCCGACGTGCCCGAAAGATCGCTCGGTACACTGAATATTTTGTTAGCACTACAGCAGGTGAAAAAGCTGGGTCTAAAATACCTCAACCTCGGTCTGTATCTCGAAAACCACCCCAAGATGAGCTACAAAGCCAATTTTGGCCCTGCCGAAGTCTATCAGGGCTTTCGCTGGAAATCCAAACAATAATCGCATTCGCGATAATGGTTTAGTTTTCCAGATAATCTTTGTCAAAAGAGGTGCGTTCTTTCAGGCGCTGCAGCAGGTTTGCTGCCATGCGCTTCATCGTGCGCTGCGGAACGCCCAGAATTTTCTCAAGGTCGCTGTATTTGACCTGCTCAATTTTCTGCAGAATAAATAAATTGCGTTCGTTGTCGTTCAACGATTCGAGAAAGCCATCGATGTGTTTCTCGAGTTCTTTCTGGTAGATCTTACCGACCTGTTCGTCTTTTTCCCAGGTGTCGCTTTCTTGCGTATTTTGCAGGTCACGCGTGAGGCGCCGGTGAGTGTCGCGCACATAAGTGAGAATAACGTTGCGCGCAGTTTTGACGAGCCACGATTCAATTCGATCAGTCGAGATGTCGAGCTCGGGCAATTTGTCGTAAAAGGTGATAAAAACCTCTTGCAGCAGGTCGAGCGCTTCGTCACGGTCGCGCACCGAGCGGGTGATGTAGTTGAGCACCCGGTTCTTGCTCTTGTTGTAGATGCGCTGAAAATCTGCGTCGAGGGTGCTGCTGCGGTCTGCAGGGGCAGGACGAATCTCGTTGGGGTCAGCGGGAATCATCTTGCGCCATTATTTTTTCGGCAAAACAAAGGTAAACTCAGTAAACTGTTCTTTTGCCCAGCGAATACGAAGTTTGCCGCCGATTTGCCGAATTTTGCGGGCGATGATATCCATGCCGGCGCCGCGCCCTGCTATCGAACCTTCGCTTTCTGCAGTGCTAAAGCCCGTTTCAAAGATAAAAGTTATGATCTCGTGGTCTGGCATGCGCGCCAGGTCGTCGTGCGAGGCGAGCTGCCGCGCCGCCGCAACCTGCCGAATTCTTTCGATGTCAAAGCTGCTGCCATCATCACGAATCTTAATGAACAGCGTGTTCTCTTTTTCGCTGACATCAATCTCAATACGTGCAGTGCGGGGTTTTGCCAGAGCCTCGCGGCGCGCAGGTGACTCGATGCTGTGCGCAAGAGCATTGCGCACACACTGCACAAGGCCATCTCGGAGTGCCGAAGTATACCGGGATGGTATGAGCTCGGCAGAGAATCGGGTAAAATGTATCTCAGCTTCTTTGCCGAGTTTCTGGCAGATTTCAGCCACCATGCGCGGCAGCGCCTCGCGTAAAATATCGATGCTGTTCAAATGCATCGTGCCGGCGTTTTTCTGAAAGTTCAGAATTTTCAGAATCATTTCTTCGAATTCTTCGAGCGCACGCTGCAATTCTGTATGCGCCAGATTGACCCCCAAAAGATCAAGGTTTTGCAGCGTATCTTGTTTCAAAAGGGATTGCAGTTTGTCTTCAAAGGCATGCGCCTGCCCGGCGATAAAATTGACTTTGAAAAGCTGCGCGCTGCCTTTGATGGTATGCGCCGCGCGGTACGCGCGTTCAAGCCGCTCCCGCACTCCGAGGGCGGTGTCGGGGCTAAGTGCGGTGACAATATCTTCGAGTTCAGATTCGATGCTGCCATAAAATGCCTGCAGGGCCTCAGGGCTAACGCTGAAAAGAGTTCGCACGATTTCGAGTTGATTCTGGGCGCGCGATTCGCGCTCTTCGATCTCAATCCGCTTTTTCTCTTCCGCCGTAATGTCGCGGCACGAGGCAAAAGCTGCCATGATGCGGTCGCCCTTGCGCTGGCGCGTAAAATTGAATCGCAAAATCTTCTGCTGCTGCGACCTTAAGCCGCGAACCGTCACGAGGCTGAGCGGATTCAGCTGCTCCACAGTTTCGTCGTCCATGCTGGGGTTAAACAGAACGTTCAGAAACAGGCGCGCGTCTTCTGACAGAGCTTCGCCCGTAACCTGCAAAATGACCTCGGCGAACGATTTCTGCACCAGATCTTCATGGTCGACTTCGAGCAACTCAAGAATCTTGGGCGATATCTTGTTGCCAATGATCTGGTCGCGGCCGATCAGAAAGACACCTTCTGACAGCGCGCCGAGCACAGCATCGCCTTCGGCGCTCAGTTCGGCGATCATCGCCGTGCGCTCGAGAATTTTGATTTCCATCGAGCTGATGAGCGCGGTATTTTCTTGCGCGAGAATCTCAAGCTTTTCGTAAGCGTGTTCTTGGCGAAGGCTCAATAGCACCGACTGCGACATGATGAAACCGATGAGGCCCAGGGGAGCAAGCTCTGGCAGATTAAGAACATTTGCTACCGTCAATATGTCCGCTGTCGCGCCGGCAAAAAGCAGCACCAGGCCGGCTGCCAGTGTCTTAGCGCCGCGCTCCCTCGCTGCAATCGCGCGAATGATAACGATGCAGCTGTAAATGATCAGCGCCAGAGAAAACAGCTGCACGCAACTCAAGGTTTCAGAATACCACCGCGGGGGCAATACCAGCACCGCGAGGCAGAGGGGCAGCATTACGATCAAAATAATGCGAAAGACGATCGGGTGAAATTGCCGGGTAAAAACCAACCTCAAAAACCAGGCGCTGAGCGGCACAGCCCCGTAAAATGTGAGGTATGCCAGGCGCGAATTCAGGGTCGATGGCAGATCGGCAAACATCGTGAGCAGAAAGCGGTTACCCTCGGCCAGCGGCCTTAATGCAAACAGCAGGCATAAGAGACCGAACGCAAGATTCGATAATTCAGAGCGGCGGCGCGCAAACAAGAACATGTGGTGCAGGCCGATGAGCAATATAGCTCCGCATAAAAATGTAGCAGCCATGAAGCTCTGGCTGACGCCATTCTGCAGAACCTCGGGCCGACCGAGCTTTACCGTCTGCCAGATACCGCCGTGGCGGTCTTCAAAATTCGACACGTGCATCACCAGGTGTACGGCATTCTTGCCGTCAGCAGGCGGCAGATTCACGACCTGCGGCTGCGTGCGCGCGACCGATTCATTGGCATGCTTCGCGACCCGACCCATTTGCGCGATTTTGATGCCGTTGGCGAACAGTGCATACGCAGTGCCGATGTTCGGCAGTCGAAGTGCCAGCGTGCCCTGCGCCTGACCGGTCTGCAGCGTGAGCTCGTAACTTCCCCAGCCTGTCGCCGGCAGCGCCTGACCCCGGTAGTCGGCACCTTTCCAGGTGCCCCGCACCTTCAGCAGAATTGGCGTCGTTTGTGGTTTAGCTCCATCGACAGGTATAAACTCATGCCAATAGAATTTCCAATCTCCGTCCAGTGAGACTTCTTGCTGATCGCTGATGCTGTGCCGGGTCAGGTCGGCGACGCCATCGGCGACAATTGTTTTGGCTAGCGCGTGGCTTGCCGACGACCACAGTGCCAGCAGCACCGCAGCAAAAATAAAGAATCTTTTCACGGCTGGCGCTGGCTCAAAAGTTTCGTGATGGCAGTTTTCACTGCCTCGGCCGAAACCGGCTTGTTGATGAAGAGCGCCGCGCCGGCGTCGAGTGCTTTCAGAACGACGCTCTTGTCGTTGATTGCCGAGACGATCATCACCTGGGCTTCTGGTCTGATCTTCTTCATCTCTTTCAGCGCGGCGAGGCCGTCGATGCGCGGCATGGTGATGTCGAGCGTGACAATGTCTGGGTGAATGTCGCGAAAAAGTTTAATGGCTTCTTCGCCATCGCGCGCCGTGCCCGCAATTTCAAGGTCAAAGCCTGCGAGAAATTTCTGCATGACATCGCGCATAATCTGCGAGTCGTCGACGATGAGCACTTTAAGCGCCATTGCAGCTACAATCTGACAGGGCGACAGGCTGAAAATAAAAATGACAACGCCGTCAATTCATTGACCCAACCTCGGCCGTGTAGCTATTGGTGCACCATGGCAACCCGTGAAGTGAAAGCAGGTGATTTACGGTTCGCCTACGAAAGTTATGGCGACGGCGCCGAAATATTTGTGCTGATACATGGCTGGTGTTCGGTACGCAATTTCTGGGGGCCGGTGCTCGCCGATTTTGCGGCGCTGGGCACCTGCCACAATCTCGATCTTGTCGGCCACCACCCTGCGACATTGCCAGCGCATGTGCACGATTTTGACCTCGTAAAGGTCGCTTCAATGCAGGCAGCCGCGATCAAACAGATCGTCGGCAAAAAGAAGGTGACTGTCGTCGGCCATTCAACCGGTGGGCTCGTTGCGCTGGCGCTGGGCATCTTGCATCCCGGGCTTGTGAAGCGCGTTGTCGCTATCGGGCCGGTGGTTCACGGCCCGGTCAGGGGACCGCTCGGTTTCGCGAAAGATCTCTACAAACTCAACTTGCACGCTGCGCTGCACTTGCCTTTTGCCTTCATACGTTCGCTGCCCGATGCATTCAAGAATATCTTCGAGACGGGCGTACACGACAGCAAGGCTTTCTTTCGCCGGCGCGATGCGGATAAATATGTCAGGGCGTACCGTGAGCAGATGCTGAACATTTCTCCCGAAGTGATGGGCGCATGGCTCACAATTATCGACAAGGCAGATCTGAGGCCTGCGCTTACCGGTTCATTATTGCCGACACTTTTTATCACAGGTGCCCATGACAGAGTCGTCGACCCCGGGCAGGCCCGTGAAATTGCGCGCAAGATGCCGAATGCTGCGTACCACGAATACGCAGCTTCGGGTCACATTCCGATTCTTGAAGAAGAGGTGGAGTGTTTTGCGAACCTAAAACTCTGGCTGCAGTGCCATTAAGCAGCGGGGGCTTCGCACCCGCTGCTTAATTTGCAAAACCCGTGACGCCCAGCTGTTGGCGCAGTACCTCATGCTCCGCATCATGCGTACGCCAATAATCCAGCAACATTGTTTTGGTTAACTTTGCGACGGTCTTCAGCCTGCGCGGTGTGACAAAACCATCTGCATACTCTTCTGCGTAGCCGACGATCGTGTGCGGAAAGGCACGTTCAAAAACGAAATCCACACTTCTTTCATGGCTTTGCCCCCGGGCATAGACGAGGCGATAGCTTCTGAGCTGTTTGCCTGAGAAATCTTTTCCCTGGTAATCGCCGAGCGTTGCGCTCGCTGGTTCAGCTGCCAGGCGCCTGTGCCTCAGCCGGGCCGCTGCCAAAGCCGGCAATACCTTGTTTTCGCCGACGGGCAACAAATCGGGCGCGAGGCGAATGCGCTGCCAGATTTCATCTTCGCCAAAGGCATCGCCGACGACAAAAGTTTCATCACCCTCGCTTTCGAAATAAGAGCGCGATTCGACCCGGTAGCCCGTCTTCGCCTGATTCAACTGCGCAAAGGTCTGGCCGCACCAGTCGACTGAAGTCGAAGTGATCTTCATCGCCGGCCGGGTTACTGCATCGTCGAGCGGCTTGAAGCTCGTGGTGGTGATCGCATAGTCATAGATGCCGGTGGTGAAGCGACGCATCGTTTGCGCCTTCATGACTGCCCGCACTGCCTGGCCCGACGCACTGTCAGACTTTACCTGTTTGTCGGCGTTAAACGGCTCCGTGACGGTAATGACGATCATCTCGCCACGGTTAAGGTTGCCATATCTCGCCTGCGTGAGCGTATAGCGGCTGAGCTCTGCCTTACCCTGCTGCCAATATTGGTCGAAGCCCGGGTGAAGGTCTGGCGGCTGCAGATTTCGGGCGCTTTCACAAGAGAGCAGGGTGCTGCTCCAGAGTAAAACGAGGTGCCGGTGTTTCATCATAGTGCCCATGTTATTTGTAGCGCCACGCTGAAAATTATTACGGCAAAAACAAATTAGACGTGTCAAAAAAAGTGGCAAGACTCAGCATTCGCGCATACCTTGAGGCTATAGAAATCCTGATATGAACGTACAGATTTACACCAAAGGTTATTGCCCATATTGCGATCGCGCGAAAGAGTTTTTCGCGGCGCGTGGCATTGCGTACGACGAGATCAACATCGAGCGCGACCCCGCCGAATACGACGCGCTCAAGGCCCGAACGCAGCACATGACAGTGCCGCAGATATTCATCGACGGCAACTTTATTGGCGGCTATACCGACATGATTGCCAAAGTCAAAACGGGTGAACTTTCGTTTTAGTCTCTGGCGCTCTATCAAAAAAACGCGACGGCTGACTTAATGCCAAAAACCTGCCCGCGTGGCAGAACTCAAAGGGCATTGGTCGTTACCATTTGCGCCGCTCGCCGACGCGTTCGCGGCAAATTTCGATGCCGGGCAAGAAATCGGGGGCGCGATCTGCGTCTATCACCGCGGCAAGAAGGTCGTCGACATCTGGGCTGGCCTCAAAGACAAGAACATCGAAGACCCTTGGCGCGAAGATTCTATTGTGCCGGTATTTTCGGTGACAAAGGCGCTCGCCGCGCTGTGTTTTCTGATTCTCGCGAACCGCAAGAAGTTTGACTACGAAAAACCCGTCGCGCACTACTGGCCCGACTTCGCGCTCGCGGGCAAGGGTGAAATTACCTGCCGCCAGTTGCTCGAGCACCGCGCCGGGCTGTATGCGGTCGATAAGCCGCTGCACTTATCTGATTTCGGCGACAACTATTCGAAAGTCTATAATGCTCTCATTATGCAGCGGCCGCTCTTTATACCCGGCAGCAACCAGGGTTATGGCGCTCAGGTTTGGGGTGCATACGCCGCCGAACTTTTTCGGCAGGTTGCACATGAGTCTATCGGGCAGTTTTTCGCGCGCGAAGTCGCCAAGAAACTCGGCATCGATTGCCACATCGGGCTGAAAGAAGAATACGACACGCGCGTGGCGACCCTATATCCCGTTTCAGTCGTCGATCGCCTGGTCGCGCTCGTGCCCGACATGATTATGGGTGAGACGACTGAAGGGCGTATTGGTCGCGCCTTTATTTCAGGAAACAATTCCATTGAACAGGCCTACATGAACCCTTCGGCAGGCCCGAAGAGTGTTGAAATTTTCAACGAACCCTGGGTGCGCCGCCTCGAGCTGCCGTGGGTGAATGGCGTCGCCAATGCCCGTTCGCTCGCAACCTTGATGAACGTCTTTGCGCTCGGTGGCAAACTCGGCAAGGTTCAATTTGCGGGCGCCGAGCTTATGCGCCAACTGACGAAAGAGAATCCGTTGCGGTACGATCTTGTGCTGCAGAAGCCCTTGGGCTGGAACCTCGGCTTTCTTAAAGAAGAGCGCTGGCTTTACTCGCCGAATGTCGAGGCATTCGGCCACTCGGGTATGGGGGGCTCACTCGCGCTCGCCGACCCCAAAGCAAAATTGTCATTCGGCTATGTCTGCAACAAGATGGACTACAAGATCAGGCCAGACAAGACCTTGCGGCTTTGTCGGGCGTTATACGAGTGTGTCAATTAACGGCGCCTCACTGCAGAACGAATCAGCTGAGCCGCCACGTTGACCGTTGTGACTGCGATACGCTCGCCGCACGTCATCTGGCGATCGGGTGTGCGCTCGCGGCGCGCGCCCGGAAACATATAGAACTCAAATCGACCATCGATGAGCAGTGGGCTGCCGTCGACATGCGTCTTGACTGCGAACGGGTTTTGATACGGCTCAATGGAGGATTTTCTTTGTGCTGCAAGCGGCCGCTGCATTAGCAGAGCACCGCACATGATCAGTGCAATCGTCGGTGTTGCTGTCTTTCTAAGGGGCCTGATCATGAACTGTACTACTTGAATGCATCAAACAGTGGTGCAAAGTCCTCTCGCTTGAGGTCGAGCGGCATAGCGTAGCCCATTTCGGGCGCTGGGGCAGACATGTAGCCATAGGTCTCAATCGCGAGCGGGGGCACGATCTTCTCTTTTGCCAGCTCTTGTTTGAAAGCAGGGTAGACTCGCATCGGGCCAATGAAATAAGACGCTGGGTTTTTGTAAGGGAATGTCGCCGCGATCGTAGTCGACTTCGGAATCACGAGATACCGTAACATGCTGCGTAGCCTCATCTTAAGGGCATCGTCTAGATTACTAATATCGCAGCCAATTACCGAACGGAGCTTGTCTTCAGGTGTTTCAGGTGTGTCTAGATAGATTGCCAGAGCCTTACAATCTTTGAGTCCTGCCGCCTGCCATTCTTTCTGAAAGGCGCTCCAGCTGGTGCTGAGATTTTTGTAAGCACCTTTGTGCGTCGCGAAGACAATCTCGGCCGGGCCGAACGAAGAGCGCGTCACCGTGACGCTGCGAAATCCGCCGAGCCAGATGTACATGCCGAAGAGCACACTAACCAGTACAATAATGATAGCTGCAATAATCTTAATCGCTTTCATTGGGGTTCCTGAGCGCGGGTGCACGAGCAGTTACAGGTCGTCTACCTATTTGTTGAGCCAGCAAGGGTATTGGCTATGCAATCTTGAGAATGATCTGAATCGTGCGATCAGCGACGATACCTTCTCTGCGGCGCACCTCTGCCTTCAATGGCAAAACGTACGAGCCAGATTTTGTGTCGCTGAATACCGAAGTTTTCCAGGTCGTATCGCCGATAGTCACTGTAACGCCGATCGAGCCGAAACTTTTGGCAAGATTCCCGTGAAACACCTTGATTTCTGCAGCCAGCTTTTTAGGCAACGTCACGAAGTGCCAGGGAGTGGGGCCGTCATAGATCCATACTTTCACTTGATAACGAGCAACCGCACTTCGGTCATGTCTTCGATTGCCGAGCGAATGCCTTCGCGCCCCAGACCCGAATCTTTCACACCCCCGTAGGGCATGTTGTCGACGCGAAAACTCGGCACGTCGCCAATGACGACGCCACCGACCTCTAATGTATCCCACGCGCGCATCGCTTTATGGATGTCCCGGGTGAAGATACCCGCTTGCAGACCGTAGCGGCCACGGTTCACGCGCTGCAGCGCCTCGTCAAAATCAGAAAAAGTTTCGAGCACGGCTGCCGGGCCAAAGGCCTCTTCGGCGCACAGTTTGTCGGCAGGCGCGACGCCTTCGGCGAGTGTCGGTTCGAGCATCGTGCCCACAAGCTGCCCGCCCGTCAGAATGCGCGCGCCGTTTGCCGCGGCTTCGTCTATCCAGCTTTTGAGGCGCCGGGCTTCGGTTTCTGAAATCATGGGCCCAATGAAAGTGGTCTCATCATGAGGATTTCCCGCCTTAAGCGAGGCGGTCGCTGCAACCAGCTGGCTCCGCAGTTTTTCATAGAGACTCTCATGCACAAGAATTCGCTGCACACTGATGCAGCTCTGGCCCGACTGATAAAACGCGCCAAAGACAATGCGCGGCACCACCGCGTCAATGTCGGCGTCGCTGTCGATAATCACCGCTGCATTACCGCCGAGTTCTAGCGTTACCTTCTTCTTGCCGGCACGCGCCTTCATCGCCCAGCCGACTTCGGCAGAGCCCGTGAAGCTCAAGAGCTTCAGGCGTTCGTCTGTGACGAAAAGTTCGGCCGCGTCTCGCGGGCAGGGCAGAATGGAAAACGCTCCCGGGGGCAGGGCTGTTTCAGCGAGAATTTCACCCAGCACGAGCGCGCCGAGTGGCGTCAGTGACGCCGGTTTCAGAACGAAGGGACATCCTGCTGCTATGGCGGGGGCAATTTTGTGAGCGGCGAGATTTAATGGGAAATTAAACGGGCTGATAAACGAGCAGGCGCCAATCGGCACGCGTTTCGTGAAGCCGCGATAACCTTTCGTACGGGGGGTGATGTCGAGCGGCATTACCTCGCCGCCGATGCGCGTTGCTTCTTCCATCGCGATGCGAAAGGTGTCCATGAGGCGGGTGACTTCACCGCGCGCGTCTTTGATAGGTTTGCCCGCTTCGATGCAGAGAAGGTCAGCGAGCTCTGCCTGCCGCTCATTGACGCGTGTCAGTACGTGCTCGAGCACCGCACGGCGTTCGTAAGGCGCCATTTCGGCCATCGGTTTTTCGGCGACGAGGGCAGCGGCAATCGCCCGATCGATTATCTGCGCATCGGCGAGTGCGACTTCGGCGTAGATCGCGTTCGTGTATTTGTCGGCAATCTTAAGCTTTGCCTGGCTCTGTGTAACAGCACGATTGGCAAGGTAATAGGGAAAGACTTTCATGACGCGGCCATTTTTGATGAAGCGGCCGGCAAGGCGAGCACATCGCATGGCTTGCCATTTTTTCTTTCAGGTCTGCCACGAGATGCCAATCTGGTTCATGTACCCACGGTTATCGCTGGTGGTTCTCGCCGTTTTGGTTTCTTCGGGTTGCCTCACCACGAAAAACTCGAAGGCAATTCAACACTACCGCTCGGCTGTAAACGAATTTGACCGGCGCCTCACTGATGGCAAAAACTACCGGGTGCTTAAAGGTGAACTCACGGTGCAGCCTGGCAAATCGACGCTGCAATTTGGTGATGTTTTGCTTGGCGCAAACCGCTGGCTCAATGTTGAGTCAACATTCGAAGGCATTCGTTTTTACGAAACTTCTGAGCGCATGCCCACGGGGCATACCGTATACCTGATTCAACAGAATGCCTGCTGCCTCGAAGACGCCGCCTTTCGCCAAATATTGTTCTTGAAGCCGGGCGATAACGTCTCAGCTGCAGAAATTCTTCAGAAACATTTTCAGTATAACGTAGTTGCCAGCGAAGGCCCATCAGCCGTGCTCGTGATGGATTTTACCAATATCTACAGTTTTGGCGGCATGCTCGCTTACTGGCGTGAGGGGCGTCAGGTCACTTCTTTTGCTCAGGCACCCGCAACCGATTACGAAATTGTAATGCGCGATATCGCGTGGCGCGAGCGCAGCCGTCTGAATCTTGCGGCCATGTACGCCTGGTATGGCATAACCGTGCCGATTGATATTGTTACTTCACCGTTGCAGTTACTGGGCCTCTTGGCGTATGGCAACGGCATGGCTAAATAGCTGCCCGCGTTTCGAAAAATATCAGATTTCGACCAACACCTTTTCGAGCGAGGTGCGAATTGCTTCGGGAATTCTCACAGGTTTCCCGGTGGTTCGGTCGACGAACACGTGCGTGAAGAAGCCATCGGCCACAGCTGCGTTCTGGCCTTCACGAAATATAGCGACGCCGTATTCGACAGACGAGCCGCTGATTTTGTTCGCCCGAAATCCCCCTTCTAATCTGTCGGGGTAGGCTACCGGTTCGTGGTAGTTGCAACCTGAACTCACTACGAAACCGACGATGTTGTCGCTGTGAATTTTCAGCCCTGCAATTTCGATCAGGTACAGATTCGCGACAGTGTCGAAATAAGAGTAATAAACGACATTGTTCACGTGACCATAGATGTCGTTGTCTGACCAGCGCGTAGTGATCGGGGTAAAGAAGCGATAGCTGTCGCGCATTGGCCGCGTGGGTTTAGCCATAGGGTTGCCTTTGCGCCCGCAAGCACACGTCAAGTTGATGGCAGATGCGCAGCATTTTTCTTACCTCACACGAGTTGCGGTATCACGAAACGGCTGGCCACAGGCTGGCTTTTGCCGGCACGAGATAAAGAGGCGGTTGAAATTACCCTTCGCCGCTGCGATTTCGAAACCTGACGCCAGAATGCGATGAGGTTCGGTAATGCCGGCGACCTGAGTCTTGAAAGTTCTGCCCGAGTGCATAAACAGAATTTCTGAACCGACGCCGGCTGCACGAATCTCGAGAGTGAAGTCGACCTGTTTGCCATTGGCACCATAAAAATTGCCCGCGTAACTGCCGTTTAAGGCGCCTGTTGGCAGCAGAGCATGCGCGCTGCGTGTTTTGAAAAGCGATTTGTCGGTTGCGAGCGAAAAGCCAATGGGCTTAGAAAGTTCTGATTCAACGCCGTTCGTGCCACGGGCCCGCACTGCATAAAAAAAGAGTTTTCCCGAAACATCCAATTCGTGGCTGAAGCGCGGGGTTTTAGTCGCTGCGATGAAGTTCCAATTGCTTTCTCCCGGCGCCTTACGAAACACGAGATAATCTGCCGCGTCGGCGACCTTCGCGAACTGCAACAAGACTCCGGTCTTAGTTGCGGTCGCTTTCAGGTTTGCCGGAGCGAGTGGGGGCTTACCGGTGCGGTTGACGTTGGTGTTGGCGTGACCCCTCGCCGGTAGTGCCGCCGGCCCTGCCTGAATGCCCGAGATCGCGCGCACGCTATATGCCTGCACAGTGCCGCTTTTAGCTTCAGGAGACGAGTCGCTGAATGCATTGGTTTTCACATAACCGGCTTCTTGCCAGAGGCCGCTTGAGGCGTTAAAGCGCACAACCCAATAGCGGTCGGCGCCCGGTACGGCAGTCCAGGTGAGTTGAATTTTGTCGGCGAATACACCGGCAGATGCCTGCAGCCCTTCGACGCGCCCGGGCATGCCTGATTTGCCTTCGACGGTGATCGATGCCGATGGCGGCGCTTCGTCGCTTCTGCCAATCGCGATGACGGCGTACGTATTTGGCCCGGCCGCAGGGCGAATGTCTGTATGCGTCGTACCGCGCGGTGTAGCAATCGTGGTAAAGGCACCGCTGGCGAA
The sequence above is a segment of the Turneriella parva DSM 21527 genome. Coding sequences within it:
- a CDS encoding 7TM diverse intracellular signaling domain-containing protein, producing MKRFFIFAAVLLALWSSASHALAKTIVADGVADLTRHSISDQQEVSLDGDWKFYWHEFIPVDGAKPQTTPILLKVRGTWKGADYRGQALPATGWGSYELTLQTGQAQGTLALRLPNIGTAYALFANGIKIAQMGRVAKHANESVARTQPQVVNLPPADGKNAVHLVMHVSNFEDRHGGIWQTVKLGRPEVLQNGVSQSFMAATFLCGAILLIGLHHMFLFARRRSELSNLAFGLLCLLFALRPLAEGNRFLLTMFADLPSTLNSRLAYLTFYGAVPLSAWFLRLVFTRQFHPIVFRIILIVMLPLCLAVLVLPPRWYSETLSCVQLFSLALIIYSCIVIIRAIAARERGAKTLAAGLVLLFAGATADILTVANVLNLPELAPLGLIGFIMSQSVLLSLRQEHAYEKLEILAQENTALISSMEIKILERTAMIAELSAEGDAVLGALSEGVFLIGRDQIIGNKISPKILELLEVDHEDLVQKSFAEVILQVTGEALSEDARLFLNVLFNPSMDDETVEQLNPLSLVTVRGLRSQQQKILRFNFTRQRKGDRIMAAFASCRDITAEEKKRIEIEERESRAQNQLEIVRTLFSVSPEALQAFYGSIESELEDIVTALSPDTALGVRERLERAYRAAHTIKGSAQLFKVNFIAGQAHAFEDKLQSLLKQDTLQNLDLLGVNLAHTELQRALEEFEEMILKILNFQKNAGTMHLNSIDILREALPRMVAEICQKLGKEAEIHFTRFSAELIPSRYTSALRDGLVQCVRNALAHSIESPARREALAKPRTARIEIDVSEKENTLFIKIRDDGSSFDIERIRQVAAARQLASHDDLARMPDHEIITFIFETGFSTAESEGSIAGRGAGMDIIARKIRQIGGKLRIRWAKEQFTEFTFVLPKK
- a CDS encoding response regulator, with product MALKVLIVDDSQIMRDVMQKFLAGFDLEIAGTARDGEEAIKLFRDIHPDIVTLDITMPRIDGLAALKEMKKIRPEAQVMIVSAINDKSVVLKALDAGAALFINKPVSAEAVKTAITKLLSQRQP
- a CDS encoding alpha/beta fold hydrolase, which codes for MATREVKAGDLRFAYESYGDGAEIFVLIHGWCSVRNFWGPVLADFAALGTCHNLDLVGHHPATLPAHVHDFDLVKVASMQAAAIKQIVGKKKVTVVGHSTGGLVALALGILHPGLVKRVVAIGPVVHGPVRGPLGFAKDLYKLNLHAALHLPFAFIRSLPDAFKNIFETGVHDSKAFFRRRDADKYVRAYREQMLNISPEVMGAWLTIIDKADLRPALTGSLLPTLFITGAHDRVVDPGQAREIARKMPNAAYHEYAASGHIPILEEEVECFANLKLWLQCH
- a CDS encoding glutaredoxin domain-containing protein, with the protein product MNVQIYTKGYCPYCDRAKEFFAARGIAYDEINIERDPAEYDALKARTQHMTVPQIFIDGNFIGGYTDMIAKVKTGELSF
- a CDS encoding EstA family serine hydrolase is translated as MAELKGHWSLPFAPLADAFAANFDAGQEIGGAICVYHRGKKVVDIWAGLKDKNIEDPWREDSIVPVFSVTKALAALCFLILANRKKFDYEKPVAHYWPDFALAGKGEITCRQLLEHRAGLYAVDKPLHLSDFGDNYSKVYNALIMQRPLFIPGSNQGYGAQVWGAYAAELFRQVAHESIGQFFAREVAKKLGIDCHIGLKEEYDTRVATLYPVSVVDRLVALVPDMIMGETTEGRIGRAFISGNNSIEQAYMNPSAGPKSVEIFNEPWVRRLELPWVNGVANARSLATLMNVFALGGKLGKVQFAGAELMRQLTKENPLRYDLVLQKPLGWNLGFLKEERWLYSPNVEAFGHSGMGGSLALADPKAKLSFGYVCNKMDYKIRPDKTLRLCRALYECVN
- a CDS encoding arginyltransferase, with the translated sequence MKIETVSAQVHSFMTEGPCGYYPERATRNRMLSDENHEFSQAQITRILNKGYRRYGPDYYRTFCRGCRECTPYRVLVERFKPGRRFRRVLARNAACEITWAEPKASQEKFELYVRYQLSRHKNFGDATILSIRQELAVAMIRQMYMNPQSSLELTVRESGQVLAFATFDVTDDSLSAVYSVFEPDVPERSLGTLNILLALQQVKKLGLKYLNLGLYLENHPKMSYKANFGPAEVYQGFRWKSKQ
- a CDS encoding RNA polymerase sigma factor, whose product is MIPADPNEIRPAPADRSSTLDADFQRIYNKSKNRVLNYITRSVRDRDEALDLLQEVFITFYDKLPELDISTDRIESWLVKTARNVILTYVRDTHRRLTRDLQNTQESDTWEKDEQVGKIYQKELEKHIDGFLESLNDNERNLFILQKIEQVKYSDLEKILGVPQRTMKRMAANLLQRLKERTSFDKDYLEN